ATCCTTTTTTGTGTAGTAAGTCAAATGGAAATTGCCAAACTTAAAGAAATCGTCTATGAAGTTGATAAAAAAGCCTTTGTAGTGGTCAGTGATGTCACTGAGGCTTTAGGTGAAGGTTTTTCCAGTTTAGAATAATTTAGAAGGAGGTAAAATTTATGGAAAATCTTAAACAAATAGCCAAGCAAGTTAGAAGAAATATTTTAGAAATGGTTGCTGCAGGGAAATCTGGCCATCCAGGAGGTTCTTTATCTGCAGTAGAAATCTTAACTGCTTTATATTTCCATGAGATGAATATTGACCCTAAAGATCCTCGGAAAAAGGATCGGGATCGCTTTATACTAAGTAAAGGCCATGCTACACCGGTTCTTTATGGAGTATTGGCAGAGCGGGGCTTTTTCCCTAGGGAAGAAATCAAAGGTTTTAGAAAGATCAATTCCTTACTACAAGGACATCCTGATATGAAAAATATCCCTGGAGTTGACATGTCTTCCGGTTCCCTTGGTCAAGGATTATCAGTAGCCAATGGGATGGCTATAGCAGGAAAATTAGATAACATCCCTTATTATGTCTATGTATTATTAGGTGATGGAGAAATTCAAGAGGGACAAGTGTGGGAAGCTGCAATGACTGCCGCCCATTATAAATTAGATAATGTTATTGCTTTTTTAGATTACAATGGTTTGCAAATCGATGGAGATGTAGAAGATGTCATGGGAGTAACACCGATAGATAAAAAATGGGAAGCTTTCAACTGGCATGTACAGGTTATCGATGGTCATAATTATGACGAAATATTGACAGCCATTGAAAAGGCTAAAAACACTAAAGGAAAACCATCAATTATTATCGCTAAAACTGTAAAGGGTAAAGGTGTTTCCTTTATGGAAAACAAAGCAGAATGGCACGGCACTGCTCCAAATGAAGAACAATTGCAACAAGCTTTAAAAGAACTAGAGTAGGGAGGTTTAAGAATATGACAAAAATAGCTACTAGGGACGCCTATGGTAAAGCTTTAGTCCAATTAGGAAGAGAGAATAAAGATATAGTGGTTTTAGATGCCGATCTTTCTAAATCCACTAAAACAGCTAGTTTTTATAAAGAGTTCCCTGAAAGATTTTTCAATGTAGGGATAGCAGAAGCTGATTTAATGGGAACAGCTGCCGGCCTAGCTACAGCGGGAAAAATTCCCTTTGCTTCTACCTTTGCTATCTTTGCCACCGGCAGGGCCTATGATCAAATTAGAAACTCAATTGCCTATCCTAAATTAAATGTTAAAATAGCTGCTACCCATGCGGGATTGACCGTTGGAGAAGATGGTGCAACCCATCAAGCTCTAGAAGATATTGCTTTGATGCGGGCAATACCTAATATGACTGTAATTGTCCCCGCCGATGGCCCAGAAACAGAAGGGGCGATAAAAGCCGCCGCAGAAATAAATGGACCGGTATATATAAGATTAGGTAGATCTGCCGTTCCTGTAATCAATGACGAGAATTATAATTTCCAAATTGGTAAAGGGGTAACTTTAAAAGAAGGTAATGATGTAACAATAGTTGCTACGGGAATCATGGTAAGTCAAAGCTTAGCAGCAGCAGAAATGTTGGAAAAAGAAGGAATTAGCGTAGAAGTTATCAATATCCACACTATAAAACCCATTGATAAAGAACTATTGGTAAAATCGGCGGAAAAAACCGGTGCCGTTGTTACTGCTGAAGAACACAACATTTTTGGTGGTTTAGGTAGTGCCGTTTGTGAAGTCCTAGCTCAACATCGGCCAGTGCCAGTGGAATTTGTAGGGGTGGAAGATACCTTTGGTGAATCGGGAACACCCGATGCTTTACTCCAAAAATACCGTTTAACTCCTGAAAATATTGTGGAAAAAGTAAAAAAAGTGATGAAGAGAAAGTAAAAGGAAGAAGGGCTGCCCTTCTTCCTTTTACTTATTCAATTTGATACTAAGAACTAAATAAAGCCATCTTCAATCTATTTTTAATCTTTAAAGCTAATGGTATTGCAATAATAACTTTTAGGAAATCACCGGGGAGATATATAACCATTCCTTTTAAAATAGTTATATACCCAAGATCTCTCCCCACTACATTATTGACTATAAACCAGATGTAGGCAGTTCCTAAACAGTAGAGGATTAAGTTACCTATCAGTAAAAAGGAGATTATTCTCAATTTATTCCCATGGGCAAACCCTGAAAAATATGCTAAGGGGATAAAACCAATAATAAATCCAAAGGTAGGGGATAATACATAGCCTATTCCTCCACCACCGGCAAAGACGGGAAGCCCTACAAGACCTAAAAAAATATAGAGCAATTGGCTGAAAACACCGTATTTACTTCCTAAAAGTATTCCGCTTAACATGACAAAAAAAGTTTGTAAAGTTATGGGAGCTGGGTACATAGGGATTTGGATCAAGGAGCCCATATAGGTCAAAACAGCAAAGAGACTAGTCAATATTAGAATTTTTATACCATTTCTTGAGAGAAACATCGCCACTTAACACCTTCCTAATTCTTTTACTTTTGTCTTCAATAATTAAGCTGCCATCATCTCCAATATCTCTGGCAATAACCTCTTCTTTTCCTTTAAAGGTGGAAATTTCGATTGCTTTCCCTAAAATTGTGGAATGTCTTTTATTGATTGCTAAAATACCTTCCCTTTTATTAGTTAAAAATAATTGGTAATACTTTTCAACACAATTTAAAATATCTAGTAAAAGGTGATTTAGATTTAGTTGTCTTTTGACAATATCCTTTAAAGATAACCCTATATATTCCAGTTCAGGAGGTATAGGGTTATTGACATTTACCCCGATGCCAACGATGAGGTAATCTACTTTATCCATGTCCCCCTTTATTCCAGTTAAGATGCCGGCAAGTTTTTTCCCTTCCCAGATGATATCATTAGGCCACTTGATTTTAACCTGGATACCTAAGTGGTTATATATCCCCTCCCATAATGCTGCTGCCATAGTTAAGGTTATTAAAGGAAGTTCTTCCATAGGTAGTACCGGTTTAAGTAATAGGGAAAACCACAGGCCACCTTCTGGGGATGACCAAGATCTCCCTAACCT
This window of the Anaerobranca californiensis DSM 14826 genome carries:
- a CDS encoding biotin transporter BioY; this translates as MFLSRNGIKILILTSLFAVLTYMGSLIQIPMYPAPITLQTFFVMLSGILLGSKYGVFSQLLYIFLGLVGLPVFAGGGGIGYVLSPTFGFIIGFIPLAYFSGFAHGNKLRIISFLLIGNLILYCLGTAYIWFIVNNVVGRDLGYITILKGMVIYLPGDFLKVIIAIPLALKIKNRLKMALFSS
- a CDS encoding transketolase encodes the protein MENLKQIAKQVRRNILEMVAAGKSGHPGGSLSAVEILTALYFHEMNIDPKDPRKKDRDRFILSKGHATPVLYGVLAERGFFPREEIKGFRKINSLLQGHPDMKNIPGVDMSSGSLGQGLSVANGMAIAGKLDNIPYYVYVLLGDGEIQEGQVWEAAMTAAHYKLDNVIAFLDYNGLQIDGDVEDVMGVTPIDKKWEAFNWHVQVIDGHNYDEILTAIEKAKNTKGKPSIIIAKTVKGKGVSFMENKAEWHGTAPNEEQLQQALKELE
- a CDS encoding biotin--[acetyl-CoA-carboxylase] ligase produces the protein MDLTVKVLKMLLENPHKRLSGQYISEKLGVSRNAVWKTMEVLRNEGYQISAVTNKGYSLEKIPTSLNSYYLEASLAPHWQKVIVEKEVESTNKMLKELGESLPDKTVFIASKQWGGTGRLGRSWSSPEGGLWFSLLLKPVLPMEELPLITLTMAAALWEGIYNHLGIQVKIKWPNDIIWEGKKLAGILTGIKGDMDKVDYLIVGIGVNVNNPIPPELEYIGLSLKDIVKRQLNLNHLLLDILNCVEKYYQLFLTNKREGILAINKRHSTILGKAIEISTFKGKEEVIARDIGDDGSLIIEDKSKRIRKVLSGDVSLKKWYKNSNID
- a CDS encoding transketolase family protein — its product is MTKIATRDAYGKALVQLGRENKDIVVLDADLSKSTKTASFYKEFPERFFNVGIAEADLMGTAAGLATAGKIPFASTFAIFATGRAYDQIRNSIAYPKLNVKIAATHAGLTVGEDGATHQALEDIALMRAIPNMTVIVPADGPETEGAIKAAAEINGPVYIRLGRSAVPVINDENYNFQIGKGVTLKEGNDVTIVATGIMVSQSLAAAEMLEKEGISVEVINIHTIKPIDKELLVKSAEKTGAVVTAEEHNIFGGLGSAVCEVLAQHRPVPVEFVGVEDTFGESGTPDALLQKYRLTPENIVEKVKKVMKRK